The following are from one region of the Thiocapsa rosea genome:
- a CDS encoding transposase, which produces MLPLPASIVSVLQPFACLFTAPTLAHLHVLLAGTLLAQGPRTVTAALRAMGLNAERRFERDHRVLNRARWSSRQVARILPGLLLGMLPAQVPIVVAVDETLERRKGARIRAKGMYRDAALHRPVSQVPCDLLGLPGLGSAHDLGRGE; this is translated from the coding sequence ATGCTCCCTCTGCCAGCCTCGATTGTATCTGTTCTACAGCCCTTTGCCTGCCTCTTCACCGCGCCGACCCTGGCGCATCTGCACGTCCTGCTGGCGGGAACGCTGCTCGCGCAAGGGCCGCGCACGGTGACGGCGGCGCTGCGGGCGATGGGACTGAACGCGGAGCGGCGCTTCGAGCGTGACCATCGGGTGCTGAATCGGGCGCGCTGGTCGTCGCGGCAGGTGGCGCGGATTCTGCCGGGGCTGTTGCTCGGGATGTTGCCGGCGCAGGTGCCGATCGTGGTGGCGGTCGACGAGACGCTGGAGCGGCGCAAGGGTGCGCGCATTCGGGCGAAGGGGATGTATCGCGATGCCGCGCTCCACCGGCCGGTATCTCAAGTCCCATGCGACCTTCTCGGATTGCCTGGCCTTGGTTCGGCGCACGATCTGGGCCGAGGAGAATGA
- a CDS encoding HAD-IC family P-type ATPase encodes MIIIEQLLTVLDRPTLDWIADGLAIALLAGYHLYLRWLVAAHPERSYHERANALHHAWVEVTRELGDHGILAVNTLRNWVLSASLFATVTFLLGLLVVGFALQGSGLERLSQALSLASTGEAAVQAKLLLLAALLFTAFVRFALAVRDYNQTALQISIPDAHFRGLAIETIADTLNRAGNHYHQGTRTLLLGLPVLLWLIGAEWFLLGAILTLVLLRGFDLRADAQSLRAPPSAAEGTVVGDPHALEASDVLAALHSQEQGLSGDEAARRLEAVGENRLPEPPRDGPIKRFFKHFHDVLIYILLAAAMATAFMGHWIDTWVILGVVLINAIVGFVQEGRAEEALAGIRKMLSPSALVRRDGAWSEIDAALLVPGDVVRLRAGDRIPADLRLLEAANLRVEESALTGESVPASKRVAPVSDDAGIGDRFSMGYSGTLVAAGSGLGVVTATGPHTEIGRINRMIAEVQTLVTPLIRQMGAFGRVLSVVILGLAAGMTLAGWLLHQWGWGDLMMAAIGFAVAAIPEGLPAIMTITLALGVQQMAQRNAITRKLPAVETLGSVTVICSDKTGTLTRNEMTARHLISTRGQYDIAGVGYAPDGHLSFDDTHIELSEHADLQALIEAFAVCNDADVVEDAGQWRLIGEPTEGALRTLGLKAGFDTAGYRRRAEIPFDSEHKFMATLEQLPKQGPEQEQEQEQRTRILMKGAPDRLLDRCAHQRGVDGQPEPLERVFWEGEVERLSAKGLRVLAAAARASDADKTDLQLADLDDELLFLGLVGIIDPPRPEAIEAIATCHSAGIEVKMITGDHLGTATSIGREMGIGEHRGAISGAQLEAADDAELRRLVAEHDIFARTSPEHKLRIVKALQANGEVVAMTGDGVNDAPALKRADVGVAMGMKGTEATKEAAEIVLADDNFASISRAVEAGRTIYDNLRKSILFILPTNGAQGLVILAAILFGFELPLSPVQILWVNMITSVTLALALAFEPAEPGVMRRPPRRPDAAILGAYALWRILLVSLIIGVATILIFLYEMDRGQGLAVAQTMAVNTLVVGQIFYLLNSRFLLESSLRLRFWLTNPAVWIAISIMLLLQALFVYAPFMHLWFHTAAPQPRDWLLPLGIGVAVLLIVELDKAVARAVSARARRRRSAG; translated from the coding sequence ATGATCATCATCGAACAACTGCTCACCGTCCTTGACCGCCCGACCCTGGATTGGATCGCCGATGGACTCGCCATCGCGCTGCTGGCTGGTTACCACCTTTACCTGCGCTGGCTCGTCGCCGCGCATCCCGAACGCTCCTACCACGAGCGCGCGAACGCGCTGCACCATGCCTGGGTGGAGGTGACGCGGGAGCTGGGCGATCACGGCATCCTGGCGGTCAACACCCTGCGCAACTGGGTGCTCTCGGCGAGCCTGTTCGCCACCGTGACCTTCTTACTCGGCCTCCTGGTGGTCGGCTTCGCGCTGCAAGGCTCGGGACTCGAGCGCCTGTCTCAGGCGCTCAGCCTGGCGTCGACCGGGGAAGCCGCCGTGCAGGCCAAATTGCTCCTGCTCGCGGCGCTGTTGTTCACCGCCTTCGTGCGCTTCGCCCTGGCGGTGCGTGACTACAACCAGACCGCGCTGCAGATCAGTATTCCCGATGCGCATTTTCGCGGGCTGGCCATCGAGACCATTGCCGATACCCTGAATCGCGCCGGCAACCACTATCACCAGGGCACACGCACCCTGCTGTTGGGGCTGCCGGTGTTGCTCTGGCTGATCGGCGCCGAGTGGTTTCTGCTCGGCGCCATCCTCACGCTGGTGCTCCTGCGTGGCTTCGACCTGCGTGCCGATGCGCAGTCTTTGCGCGCGCCGCCGTCTGCCGCCGAGGGCACGGTTGTCGGCGACCCGCACGCGCTCGAGGCCAGCGATGTGCTGGCGGCCCTGCACAGTCAAGAACAGGGCCTCAGCGGTGACGAGGCGGCGCGGCGGCTGGAAGCCGTCGGTGAGAACCGGCTGCCGGAACCGCCGCGAGACGGCCCCATCAAGCGCTTCTTCAAGCATTTTCACGATGTGCTGATCTACATCCTGCTCGCGGCCGCGATGGCGACCGCGTTCATGGGGCATTGGATCGATACCTGGGTGATCCTGGGTGTGGTGCTGATCAATGCCATCGTCGGTTTCGTCCAGGAAGGGCGCGCCGAGGAGGCGCTGGCCGGGATTCGCAAGATGCTGTCGCCGAGCGCATTGGTGCGACGCGATGGCGCTTGGAGCGAGATCGATGCCGCGCTTCTAGTGCCGGGCGACGTGGTGCGCCTGCGCGCCGGCGACCGCATCCCGGCCGATCTGCGCCTACTCGAGGCGGCCAATCTGCGCGTCGAGGAATCGGCGCTGACCGGCGAGTCGGTGCCGGCCTCCAAGCGCGTCGCGCCGGTGAGCGATGATGCCGGCATCGGCGATCGCTTCAGCATGGGCTATTCCGGCACCCTGGTGGCTGCCGGCAGCGGCCTCGGCGTGGTCACCGCCACCGGCCCGCACACCGAAATCGGCCGCATCAACCGCATGATCGCCGAGGTCCAAACCCTGGTCACGCCGCTGATCCGCCAGATGGGCGCCTTTGGCCGGGTGCTCTCGGTCGTGATTCTCGGCCTTGCGGCGGGCATGACCCTGGCCGGCTGGCTGCTCCACCAATGGGGCTGGGGTGACCTGATGATGGCGGCGATCGGCTTCGCGGTGGCGGCGATCCCGGAAGGCTTGCCGGCCATCATGACGATCACCCTTGCGCTCGGCGTGCAACAGATGGCGCAGCGCAACGCGATCACCCGCAAGCTGCCGGCGGTGGAGACGCTCGGCTCGGTGACGGTGATCTGCTCGGACAAGACCGGCACCCTGACGCGCAACGAGATGACCGCGCGCCACCTGATCAGCACCCGCGGTCAGTACGATATCGCAGGGGTGGGTTACGCGCCGGACGGGCATCTCTCGTTCGACGACACACACATCGAGCTGTCTGAGCATGCCGACCTGCAGGCCCTGATCGAAGCGTTTGCGGTCTGCAACGACGCCGATGTGGTCGAGGACGCGGGGCAATGGCGCCTGATCGGCGAGCCGACCGAAGGCGCCTTGCGTACCCTGGGGCTGAAGGCCGGCTTCGACACCGCCGGCTACCGGCGCCGGGCCGAGATCCCGTTCGACTCCGAGCATAAGTTCATGGCCACGCTCGAGCAGTTGCCAAAGCAGGGACCGGAGCAAGAGCAAGAACAGGAGCAGCGCACGCGCATCCTGATGAAGGGCGCGCCCGATCGCCTGCTCGATCGCTGCGCGCACCAGCGCGGCGTCGACGGCCAGCCCGAGCCGCTCGAGCGCGTCTTTTGGGAGGGCGAGGTCGAGCGCCTCAGCGCCAAGGGCCTGCGCGTGCTGGCCGCCGCCGCGCGCGCAAGCGACGCCGATAAGACCGATCTGCAGCTCGCCGACCTCGACGACGAGCTGCTCTTCCTCGGCTTGGTCGGCATCATCGATCCGCCGCGGCCGGAGGCCATCGAGGCCATCGCCACCTGTCACTCGGCCGGCATCGAGGTCAAGATGATCACCGGCGATCATCTCGGGACCGCCACGTCCATCGGCCGCGAGATGGGCATCGGCGAGCACCGTGGCGCCATCTCCGGGGCGCAACTGGAGGCCGCGGACGACGCGGAACTGCGACGTCTGGTCGCCGAGCATGACATCTTCGCCCGCACCAGCCCCGAGCATAAGCTGCGTATCGTCAAGGCCCTGCAAGCCAATGGCGAGGTCGTGGCGATGACCGGCGACGGCGTCAACGACGCACCGGCGCTCAAGCGCGCCGATGTCGGCGTGGCCATGGGCATGAAAGGCACCGAGGCGACCAAGGAAGCCGCCGAGATCGTCCTCGCCGACGACAATTTCGCCTCGATCAGCCGTGCAGTCGAGGCCGGGCGCACCATCTACGACAATCTGCGCAAATCGATCCTGTTCATCCTGCCGACCAATGGCGCCCAAGGGTTGGTGATCCTCGCCGCGATCCTGTTCGGCTTCGAGCTGCCGCTTTCGCCCGTGCAGATCCTGTGGGTGAATATGATCACCTCGGTGACGTTGGCGCTGGCGCTGGCTTTCGAGCCTGCCGAGCCCGGCGTCATGCGCCGCCCGCCGCGCCGCCCGGATGCCGCCATCCTCGGCGCTTATGCGCTGTGGCGCATCCTGCTGGTGTCACTGATCATCGGCGTTGCCACCATCTTGATCTTTCTGTACGAGATGGACCGCGGGCAAGGGCTGGCGGTGGCCCAGACCATGGCGGTGAATACCCTGGTGGTGGGGCAGATCTTCTACCTGCTCAACAGCCGCTTCCTGCTCGAGTCCAGCCTGCGGTTGCGCTTCTGGCTGACCAATCCGGCGGTCTGGATCGCGATCTCAATCATGCTGCTGCTGCAGGCACTGTTCGTCTATGCCCCCTTCATGCACCTGTGGTTCCACACCGCCGCGCCGCAACCAAGGGATTGGCTACTCCCGCTGGGCATTGGCGTGGCCGTGCTGTTGATCGTGGAGCTGGACAAAGCCGTTGCGCGCGCCGTCTCGGCGCGCGCCCGGCGGCGCCGGAGTGCTGGCTGA
- the hflC gene encoding protease modulator HflC — protein MKVVLIAIVALVLVAAGASMLYAVDEADQAIIVQFGQPIGGVVTEPGLKVKLPWQDVRYFDKRLLVWDGDVTQIPTLGREFILVDTTARWRIADPLLFLTSVRDEAGARTRLDDIIDSVVRDMVSSTELEEIVRSKDWEVNVEELEDPTLADRSDVNLEMRPKLGRELLEQEILNRARASMPELGIDLDDVRIKRVNYIASVRQQVEQRMIAERQSIAERFRSEGRGRSQEILGNMERDLRRIRSEAAREAEEIRGDADAEATRIYGVAFGADPEFYSFFRTLESYHALGANSTLMLRADSDFFRYLEQSQGLEQSQGLEQPRVMQQE, from the coding sequence ATGAAAGTCGTCCTGATCGCGATTGTCGCCCTGGTCCTGGTCGCCGCCGGTGCCTCGATGCTCTACGCCGTGGACGAGGCGGACCAAGCCATCATCGTGCAGTTTGGCCAACCCATCGGCGGCGTGGTCACGGAGCCCGGCCTGAAGGTCAAGCTGCCGTGGCAGGACGTGCGTTACTTCGACAAGCGTTTGCTGGTCTGGGACGGGGACGTGACGCAGATCCCGACTCTAGGCCGGGAGTTCATCCTGGTGGATACCACCGCGCGCTGGCGGATCGCCGATCCGCTGCTGTTCCTGACCAGTGTCCGCGACGAGGCCGGGGCGCGCACCCGCCTCGACGACATCATCGACTCGGTGGTGCGCGACATGGTCTCATCCACCGAACTCGAGGAGATCGTGCGTTCCAAGGACTGGGAGGTCAATGTCGAGGAACTCGAGGACCCGACCCTGGCCGACCGCAGCGATGTGAACCTCGAGATGCGGCCCAAGCTCGGCCGGGAACTGCTGGAGCAGGAGATCCTGAACCGCGCGCGTGCCTCGATGCCGGAGCTCGGCATCGATCTCGACGACGTGCGCATCAAGCGCGTGAACTACATCGCCTCGGTGCGCCAGCAGGTCGAGCAGCGCATGATCGCCGAGCGCCAGTCCATCGCCGAGCGCTTCCGCTCCGAGGGCCGTGGCCGCAGTCAGGAGATCCTCGGCAATATGGAGCGGGACCTGCGGCGGATCCGCTCCGAGGCCGCGCGCGAGGCCGAGGAGATCCGCGGCGACGCGGATGCCGAGGCGACGCGGATCTATGGTGTCGCGTTCGGTGCCGACCCCGAGTTCTACTCCTTCTTCCGCACGCTGGAGAGCTACCATGCCCTCGGCGCCAACAGCACCCTGATGCTGCGCGCGGACTCCGACTTCTTCCGCTATTTGGAGCAATCTCAGGGGCTCGAACAATCCCAGGGGTTGGAGCAACCCCGGGTGATGCAACAGGAATAA
- the hflK gene encoding FtsH protease activity modulator HflK, whose product MIQSVSPRGNGQSVPPDLEALMGTFVSRFGKSSKGPLKIAAAVVIVLALLWGVLSSWYTVQPEERAVVKRFGAVIGINDPGLHFKIPFGIDTVQFVATERVLKQEFGFRTTGTGEGGRTTYSPQQFEDESLMLTGDLNMIDVEWVVQYRISDPIKFLYQMREPTRTLRDISESVMRRIVGNMLGSEVLTVGRVEIQQKAGEEIQALMDAYDAGIRINTVEMQDVVPPPAVQPAFNEVNEARQERERMINEAQKRVNQEIPNAEGAALRTVAEAQGYATERVNRAEGESARFSAVLAEYQQAPAVTRSRLYLETLNEVLPGIGQVLVVQDGQLGPLPLLELNRPTQPATGGGQ is encoded by the coding sequence ATGATCCAGTCCGTCAGTCCCCGCGGCAACGGCCAGTCCGTTCCGCCCGACCTCGAGGCCCTGATGGGCACCTTTGTCAGCCGGTTCGGCAAGTCATCGAAGGGGCCGCTGAAGATCGCCGCCGCCGTCGTCATCGTGCTCGCGTTGCTCTGGGGGGTGCTGTCCTCCTGGTATACGGTTCAGCCCGAGGAGCGCGCGGTGGTGAAGCGCTTCGGTGCCGTGATCGGCATCAACGATCCGGGCCTGCACTTCAAGATCCCGTTCGGCATCGACACGGTGCAGTTCGTCGCCACCGAGCGGGTGTTGAAACAGGAGTTCGGCTTCCGCACCACCGGCACCGGGGAGGGCGGGCGTACTACTTACAGCCCCCAGCAGTTCGAGGATGAATCGCTGATGCTGACCGGTGATCTCAACATGATTGACGTGGAATGGGTGGTCCAATACCGCATCAGTGATCCGATCAAATTCCTGTATCAGATGCGCGAGCCGACCCGCACGCTGCGCGACATCTCGGAGTCGGTGATGCGGCGTATCGTCGGCAACATGCTCGGTTCCGAGGTGCTGACGGTCGGGCGCGTCGAGATTCAGCAGAAGGCCGGGGAGGAGATCCAGGCGCTGATGGATGCCTATGATGCCGGGATCCGGATCAATACCGTCGAGATGCAGGACGTGGTGCCGCCGCCGGCGGTACAGCCGGCCTTCAACGAGGTCAACGAGGCCCGTCAGGAGCGCGAGCGGATGATCAACGAGGCGCAGAAGCGCGTGAATCAGGAGATCCCGAATGCCGAGGGGGCGGCGCTGCGCACCGTTGCCGAGGCCCAGGGCTATGCAACCGAGCGGGTCAATCGCGCCGAGGGCGAGAGCGCGCGCTTCTCCGCGGTGCTCGCCGAGTATCAGCAGGCCCCGGCCGTGACCCGCTCGCGGCTGTATCTCGAAACCCTGAACGAGGTGTTGCCGGGGATCGGCCAGGTCCTGGTGGTGCAGGACGGTCAGCTCGGCCCGCTGCCGTTGCTCGAGCTCAATCGCCCAACCCAGCCGGCAACCGGAGGTGGCCAATGA
- a CDS encoding OmpA family protein: MNLYVVCHTDNVGGYESNLSLSRARAEAVVAALVAQADIDRVRLVPAGVADLAPVASNATESGRAMNRRVELVAR, from the coding sequence TTGAACCTCTATGTCGTCTGTCACACCGACAATGTCGGCGGCTATGAATCCAACCTGAGCCTCTCGCGAGCCCGCGCCGAGGCGGTTGTTGCCGCTCTCGTCGCGCAAGCGGACATTGATCGCGTTCGACTCGTCCCGGCCGGCGTTGCCGATCTTGCGCCCGTCGCATCCAATGCCACCGAATCCGGGCGAGCCATGAATCGGAGGGTCGAGCTGGTCGCGCGATAG
- the mddA gene encoding methanethiol S-methyltransferase: MFKRVTVFTYGVVSYLVFFASFLYAIGFIGNILVPKSIDSEPTVPFWTAALINSLLLGIFAVQHSVMARPAFKRWITRYIPREAERSTYTLTASLLLIALFAWWQPMGGVIWNVTDPAGQAVLYGLYGFGWVTVLVATFLINHFDLFGLRQVWLQLIGKPYTPLRFKTPGPYRLVRHPLYVGWLFVFWATPTMTAAHLLFALLTTGYILIGIRLEERDLLKAHPEYAGYRKHVPMLIPRLGGKGRGGRIAPVGDGN, translated from the coding sequence ATGTTCAAACGTGTCACTGTCTTTACCTACGGGGTCGTCAGCTACCTCGTGTTCTTTGCCAGCTTTCTCTATGCCATCGGCTTCATCGGAAACATCTTGGTGCCCAAGTCGATCGACTCGGAGCCGACCGTGCCCTTCTGGACCGCGGCGCTGATCAATAGCCTGCTGCTCGGGATCTTTGCGGTGCAGCACAGCGTCATGGCTCGCCCGGCCTTCAAGCGCTGGATCACCCGCTACATCCCGCGCGAGGCGGAGCGCAGCACCTACACCTTGACGGCCAGCCTGCTGCTGATCGCGCTGTTCGCTTGGTGGCAGCCCATGGGCGGGGTCATTTGGAACGTGACCGACCCGGCGGGTCAGGCCGTGCTCTATGGTCTCTATGGCTTCGGCTGGGTCACGGTGCTGGTGGCGACCTTCCTGATCAACCACTTCGACCTGTTCGGCCTGCGTCAGGTGTGGCTGCAGCTCATCGGCAAGCCCTACACGCCGCTGCGCTTCAAGACCCCCGGACCCTATCGGTTGGTGCGTCACCCGCTCTATGTCGGCTGGCTCTTCGTTTTCTGGGCGACCCCGACCATGACCGCGGCACACCTGCTGTTCGCGCTGCTGACCACGGGCTACATCCTGATCGGCATTCGGCTGGAGGAGCGCGACCTGCTCAAGGCCCACCCCGAGTACGCCGGCTATCGCAAGCATGTGCCCATGTTGATCCCCCGCCTCGGCGGCAAAGGTCGCGGCGGCCGGATCGCCCCGGTCGGCGACGGCAACTGA
- a CDS encoding methyltransferase domain-containing protein, which translates to MAVMSPIDFDAEYLRHKVRETYDRVARDPYDTYHFHRGPDYARDYLGYDPAELAALPPISVDRFAGVGNPFAAGDIHPGETILDHACGAGTDLLIAARRSGPEGRAIGVDMTPMMRECAQLGAQLAGLADRVEIRGGRYEALPVPDASIDVVISNGVVNLAPDKTRVFREIHRVLKPGGRLYLADVVVARELTLDARANPDLWAACIAGALVEEELPAIAKSVGLRHGRLVGCYDCFRNTSAADKVAKDLKVHGVTFFAVK; encoded by the coding sequence ATGGCCGTTATGAGCCCCATCGATTTCGACGCCGAGTATCTGCGCCACAAGGTCCGCGAGACCTACGACCGGGTCGCGCGCGACCCCTACGACACCTACCACTTCCACCGCGGACCCGACTACGCCCGAGACTACCTCGGCTATGACCCCGCTGAGCTGGCCGCCCTGCCCCCGATCAGCGTCGATCGCTTCGCCGGTGTCGGCAACCCCTTCGCCGCGGGCGACATCCATCCGGGCGAGACGATCCTCGACCATGCCTGCGGCGCCGGAACGGATCTGCTGATCGCGGCCCGACGCAGCGGCCCGGAGGGTCGGGCGATCGGGGTCGACATGACCCCCATGATGCGCGAATGCGCGCAGCTCGGCGCACAGCTCGCGGGGCTCGCCGATCGCGTCGAGATCCGCGGCGGACGCTACGAGGCCCTGCCCGTTCCGGACGCGAGTATCGACGTCGTCATCTCCAACGGCGTGGTCAACCTGGCCCCGGACAAGACCCGGGTGTTTCGCGAGATCCATCGCGTGCTCAAGCCGGGCGGACGCCTGTATCTCGCAGACGTGGTGGTCGCACGCGAGCTTACGCTCGACGCGCGCGCCAACCCGGACCTCTGGGCCGCGTGCATCGCGGGCGCCTTGGTCGAGGAGGAGCTTCCCGCGATCGCCAAGTCGGTCGGGCTGCGTCACGGGCGGCTGGTCGGCTGCTACGACTGCTTCCGCAACACCAGCGCGGCGGACAAGGTGGCCAAGGACCTCAAGGTCCACGGCGTGACCTTCTTTGCCGTCAAATAA
- a CDS encoding L-lactate MFS transporter, with product MRDVRTYNRWLVVAGALIVQVSLGAVYIWSVFQTPLLGIFPGWSEAQVTLPAQIVIATFALAVIFGGQVQDRLGPRGVGTIGGVVLGTGLILAGMTGNFSEEVALYWLVGTYAVLGGIGIGMAYVCPIATCVKWFPDRRGLITGLAVAGFGAGAFFFAPLARALITGGSYQLFGIGLFPLPQAGVFGTFTVLGCIFLVAVVLGAQLLRNPPAGYCPPGWTPPAPAAGAVHAEFSPREMLRTPVFWVLWVTYLAGSTAGLMIIMKAAPIWQSFSLATVAEIPVHHEHFVAVSSAAAMAVAVLAIFNAAGRILWGRVSDTFGRERTLMLMFILCGLLLLGLDSMRTYPLYLLGVSMIALCFGGYLALYPAMAADYFGTRNIGVNYGLLFTAYGAGGLLGPHLAASLMHDAGGIEYQVRDATDTLATQLFQLGEYHTAFLVGGVICLAAAALTLAVRMPHAPLADPARCGGMRPTMIQHVGQGSETA from the coding sequence ATGAGAGACGTACGCACATACAACCGATGGCTGGTGGTCGCCGGGGCCCTGATCGTCCAGGTGAGCCTCGGGGCCGTTTACATCTGGAGCGTGTTCCAGACCCCCCTGCTGGGCATCTTCCCCGGCTGGTCGGAGGCGCAGGTCACCCTGCCGGCCCAAATCGTGATCGCGACCTTCGCGCTGGCCGTCATCTTCGGCGGCCAGGTACAGGACCGGCTCGGCCCGCGGGGCGTCGGCACCATCGGCGGCGTGGTGTTGGGGACGGGGCTGATCCTCGCGGGGATGACGGGCAACTTCTCCGAGGAGGTGGCCCTGTACTGGCTGGTGGGCACCTACGCGGTGCTCGGCGGAATCGGCATCGGCATGGCCTATGTGTGCCCCATCGCAACCTGCGTGAAGTGGTTCCCGGACCGGCGTGGCCTGATCACCGGGCTGGCGGTCGCAGGCTTCGGGGCCGGCGCCTTTTTCTTCGCGCCGCTGGCGCGGGCGCTGATCACGGGCGGTTCCTACCAGCTCTTCGGGATCGGACTCTTTCCGCTCCCCCAGGCCGGGGTCTTCGGCACCTTTACCGTCCTCGGTTGCATCTTTCTGGTGGCGGTGGTGCTCGGCGCGCAGCTGCTGCGCAATCCGCCGGCCGGATACTGTCCGCCCGGATGGACGCCGCCGGCGCCCGCAGCGGGCGCGGTCCATGCCGAGTTCTCGCCGCGGGAGATGCTGCGCACCCCGGTGTTCTGGGTCTTGTGGGTCACCTACCTTGCCGGCAGCACGGCCGGCCTCATGATCATCATGAAGGCCGCACCCATCTGGCAGAGCTTCAGCCTGGCGACGGTGGCCGAGATCCCGGTGCACCACGAGCACTTCGTCGCCGTCTCTTCGGCCGCGGCCATGGCGGTGGCGGTGCTGGCCATCTTCAACGCCGCCGGGCGCATCCTCTGGGGACGGGTGTCCGACACCTTCGGACGAGAGCGCACGCTGATGCTCATGTTCATCCTCTGCGGCCTGCTCCTGCTCGGACTCGACTCGATGCGGACGTACCCCCTCTATCTCCTCGGCGTGTCGATGATCGCCCTGTGTTTTGGCGGTTATCTCGCCCTCTATCCCGCGATGGCCGCCGACTACTTCGGAACCCGCAACATCGGCGTCAACTACGGCCTGTTGTTCACTGCTTACGGCGCCGGCGGCCTACTCGGCCCCCACCTGGCCGCCTCGTTGATGCACGACGCGGGCGGCATCGAGTATCAGGTGCGCGACGCGACCGACACGCTGGCGACGCAGCTGTTCCAGCTCGGGGAGTACCACACGGCCTTCTTGGTCGGCGGCGTCATCTGTCTGGCCGCGGCTGCCCTGACGCTGGCCGTGCGGATGCCCCACGCCCCTCTCGCGGATCCAGCGCGTTGCGGCGGAATGCGGCCAACGATGATTCAGCATGTTGGCCAAGGATCCGAAACTGCATGA